From a single Notolabrus celidotus isolate fNotCel1 chromosome 7, fNotCel1.pri, whole genome shotgun sequence genomic region:
- the LOC117816465 gene encoding TOG array regulator of axonemal microtubules protein 2-like, with amino-acid sequence MEKWINMFFGGKKRRLIRKDQSLENHQSYKRPGLFSRKTRILDLQETKTEALLSQTQTLCAAEEARTMAVLERLKLPSIQPTNGPKERSHRGPQRLPVIQGVKEDMAEDEEEDEEEDEGQDEGHLSRDWSYNRLDNHTPDELRGLPQITSPVDVSPLQSPVGVPPAFKRPNRGVSCIPVMKANLQGANKETATGKVEAIQNYLKKWKPEILPHAPRPPVAPRAKGVSKKCTPTPKPSPSNKVESSVTPLHPSPPPQPAPPKVARAQQQYRHPSRAIKSIKKTASLCKLPTADKIDLKELEPLSHPEEGLPLFLEVESSVTPLHPSPPPQPAPPKVARAPQQQYRNHLRAIKGIKKPASVCKPPTADEIILKELKPLSHPEEGLPIFLGLLSSNVWEEKVKGLQSVQALAQHHPDILKSKLHEVCYAVIEEVKNLRSSVASVAVDTVGYLHVYLQKDMDPLADQTGSALLRKIAQSSANAFLLKQAIKALDSLVLNCSPGPVLNVLFGTGLSHLCAAVRACTAEKLHKLAADLGAAAIMKSGKAFAQKFLIAVNNMSVDASAEVRRHGLAILGELALQPNFRPLWENVVTQKDRPLLEKILKKMQE; translated from the exons ATGGAAAAAtggataaacatgttttttggtgGGAAGAAGAGACGCCTTATCCGGAAAGACCAG AGTCTTGAGAACCACCAGAGCTATAAACGCCCTGGTTTGTTCAGCAGAAAGACCAGGATCCTGGACCTGCAGGAGACTAAGACGGAGGCTCTTCTTTCTCAAACGCAGACCCTTTGTGCTGCTGAAGAAGCACGCACTATGGCTGTTCTGGAGAGGCTCAAACTCCCTTCAATTCAGCCAACAAATGGCCCTAAAGAAAGGTCCCACAGAGGTCCCCAGAGGCTTCCTGTTATTCAAGGTGTGAAGGAAGATATGgcggaagatgaggaggaagatgaggaggaagatgaggggcAAGATGAGGGGCATCTTAGCAGAGATTGGTCCTACAATCGACTTGACAACCATACCCCTGATGAGCTGCGGGGTCTCCCACAGATAACAAGTCCTGTTGATGTGTCACCTCTTCAGTCACCTGTTGGTGTTCCTCCTGCATTCAAACGACCAAACAGGGGAGTGTCTTGTATCCCTGTGATGAAGGCAAACCTCCAGGGAGCAA aCAAAGAAACAGCTACGGGAAAAGTGGAAGCGATTCAGAACTATCTGAAGAAATGGAAACCAGAAATTCTCCCCCATGCACCCCGACCACCGGTGGCTCCAAGAGCTAAAGGAGTATCGAAAAAATGTACTCCTACACCAAAGCCTTCTCCCTCGAACAAGGTGGAGTCTTCAGTGACACCTCtccatccttctcctcctccacaacCTGCCCCTCCAAAGGTGGCAAGGGCTCAACAGCAGTATCGTCACCCTTCACGAGCaattaaaagcataaaaaaaactgcaagttTATGCAAACTGCCAACAGCTGATAAAATCGATCTGAAGGAGCTGGAACCTCTTTCCCACCCTGAAGAGGGTCTGCCCCTCTTCTTGGAAGTTGAGTCTTCAGTGACACCTCtccatccttctcctcctccacaacCTGCCCCTCCAAAGGTGGCAAGGGCTCCTCAGCAGCAGTATCGTAACCATCTACGGGCAATTAAAGGCATCAAAAAACCAGCAAGTGTATGCAAACCGCCAACAGCTGATGAAATCATACTGAAGGAGCTGAAACCTCTTTCCCACCCCGAAGAGGGTCTGCCCATCTTCTTGGGTCTTCTCAGCTCGAACGTCTG GGAGGAGAAAGTAAAAGGACTGCAGAGTGTCCAAGCTCTGGCTCAGCATCACCCAGACATCTTGAAGAGCAAACTTCATGAAGTGTGTTATGCTGTGATAGAGGAG GTTAAAAACCTACGCTCCTCCGTTGCCTCCGTCGCAGTAGACACCGTGGGTTATCTGCACGTCTACCTGCAAAAGGACATGGACCCTCTGGCAGACCAGACAGGCTCTGCTCTGTTGCGGAAAATCGCACAGTCATCTGCAAATGCGTTCCTTCTGAAGCAGGCTATTAAAGCCCTGGACTCCCTGGTGCTGAACTGCAGCCCGGGTCCAGTCTTAAACGTTCTGTTTGGGACAGGGTTAAG CCACCTGTGTGCAGCAGTGAGGGCTTGCACTGCAGAAAAGCTTCACAAGCTGGCTGCTGACCTGGGAGCGGCTGCAATTATGAAGTCAGGAAAAGCCTTTGCACAGAAGTTCCTGATTGCTGTAAATAATATGTCTGTTGATGCTTCCGCTGAAGTCAG GCGCCATGGACTTGCCATCCTAGGAGAACTGGCTCTTCAGCCAAACTTCAGGCCACTCTGGGAAAACGTCGTCACTCAAAAAGATAGACCTCTTCTCGAGAAGATTCTAAAGAAAATGCAGGAGTAG